The Musa acuminata AAA Group cultivar baxijiao chromosome BXJ2-2, Cavendish_Baxijiao_AAA, whole genome shotgun sequence genome has a segment encoding these proteins:
- the LOC103976581 gene encoding transcription repressor MYB5-like codes for MDDKSVWPPHKILCASQEITFIQLMVPTAVGMRCKAREGGAGEKKRKVNNSKTATYRQIYTGVDQLEEAKRRREMRNPLGSLAAEEGQQQQQRRGVSTPTPCCSKVGMKRGPWTAEEDEVLASFVRREGEGRWRTLPKRAGLLRCGKSCRLRWMNYLRPSIKHGPITPDEEDIILRLHRLLGNRWSLIAGRIPGRTDNEIKNYWNTHLSRKLIKQGIDPRTHKPFTCSTNPNPTLPSTPPPRHPTANPDPTPFAPPAPVTTGGGYFNVGCQNSEEGRKGADGCTVDFFSDLFDPFIHDDILMQQHHNAVNNHTDNSNSNNKLVEMLDPMGASLVPSFGFEGLWEDPFTYFG; via the exons ATGGATGACAAGTCTGTTTGGCCCCCACATAAGATATTGTGTGCGTCACAAGAGATTACGTTTATCCAGTTGATGGTCCCGACCGCGGTCGGCATGCGTTGCAAAGCTCGGGAGGGCGGGGCGggggagaagaaaaggaaggtaAATAACAGCAAGACAGCAACCTATAGACAGATATATACGGGAGTAGATCAGCTGGAGGAGGCGAAGAGGAGAAGGGAGATGAGGAATCCCTTGGGGTCGTTGGCTGCGGAGGaggggcagcagcagcagcagcggcggggaGTGTCGACGCCCACGCCGTGCTGCAGCAAGGTGGGAATGAAGCGCGGCCCGTGGACGGCGGAGGAGGACGAGGTGCTGGCTAGCTTCGtgaggagggagggggaggggcgGTGGCGGACGCTGCCCAAGCGCGCCGGGCTGCTCCGCTGCGGCAAGAGCTGTCGCCTCCGCTGGATGAACTACCTCCGCCCCTCCATCAAGCACGGCCCCATCACCCCCGACGAGGAAGATATCATCCTCCGCCTCCACCGCCTCCTCGGCAACCG GTGGTCGCTGATAGCTGGGAGAATACCGGGGCGCacagacaacgagatcaagaactactggaacacccacCTCAGCAGGAAGCTCATCAAGCAAGGCATAGATCCCCGCACTCACAAGCCCTTCACCTGCTCCACCAATCCCAACCCGACTCTGCCATCAACGCCACCACCACGTCATCCTACCGCGAACCCCGATCCCACACCTTTTGCTCCTCCAGCACCGGTCACCACTGGCGGCGGGTACTTCAACGTGGGATGCCAGAACAGCGAGGAAGGGAGGAAGGGAGCCGATGGCTGCACTGTTGATTTCTTCTCTGATCTCTTTGATCCCTTCATCCACGATGACATCTTGATGCAGCAGCATCACAATGCTGTCAACAATCACACTGAtaacagcaacagcaacaacaagcTCGTTGAGATGCTTGATCCTATGGGTGCATCACTGGTTCCAAGCTTTGGGTTTGAAGGTCTGTGGGAAGATCCCTTCACTTACTTTGGTTAG
- the LOC135606135 gene encoding protein GRIM REAPER-like, with protein sequence MATTCLSPRRLLVTLLLLALASVTPQRSDAAEVRVPRARTRFLAQEAVKKGDRCDPVTNNRCSVLQAKDGTQLLYCCKKHCRNVLSDRNNCGACGVRCGFGQLCCKGKCTAVAYDVNNCGKCGTVCQPGLRCEYGSCGYA encoded by the coding sequence aTGGCCACCACCTGCCTCTCTCCCCGGCGTCTGCTCGTCACCCTTCTCCTGCTCGCTCTCGCGTCGGTCACACCACAACGTAGCGACGCGGCTGAGGTCAGGGTTCCGCGTGCACGGACTCGATTCCTGGCGCAGGAGGCCGTGAAGAAGGGCGACCGGTGCGACCCGGTCACCAACAACAGATGCTCAGTGCTGCAGGCCAAGGACGGCACGCAGCTCCTCTACTGCTGCAAGAAGCACTGCCGCAACGTGCTCAGCGACCGCAACAACTGCGGCGCCTGCGGCGTCCGGTGCGGCTTCGGGCAGTTGTGCTGCAAGGGGAAGTGCACCGCCGTGGCCTACGACGTCAACAACTGCGGCAAGTGCGGCACCGTGTGCCAGCCGGGGTTGCGATGCGAGTATGGTAGTTGTGGCTATGCCTGA